The following coding sequences are from one Streptomyces dengpaensis window:
- a CDS encoding helix-turn-helix transcriptional regulator, translated as MDLVESAVRTGRPAEAAAHVAAVREAGVAAISPRLAMIVEASAAIAATDRHAVKLFDKALAVPGTDRWPFELARVQLAHGERLRRAKSTTEARTQLVAALDTFERLGATPWAARAGNELRATGLSTGHVERAGPASLTPQQREIATLAAAGLTNKQIGERLFLSPRTVSTHLYQLFPKLGVTSRAALRDALAKMPPD; from the coding sequence ATGGATCTCGTCGAGTCCGCGGTCAGAACGGGCCGGCCCGCTGAGGCCGCAGCCCATGTCGCCGCAGTACGCGAGGCCGGCGTCGCCGCGATCTCGCCACGGCTCGCCATGATCGTGGAGGCATCGGCAGCGATCGCCGCGACCGATCGCCACGCGGTCAAGCTGTTCGACAAGGCTCTGGCCGTACCCGGCACCGACCGCTGGCCGTTCGAGTTGGCTCGGGTTCAACTCGCCCATGGCGAACGGCTCCGACGGGCGAAATCAACCACGGAAGCGCGCACACAGCTCGTCGCCGCACTCGACACCTTTGAGCGACTCGGCGCCACCCCCTGGGCGGCCCGGGCCGGCAACGAGCTGCGGGCAACCGGGCTGTCCACGGGGCACGTCGAGCGCGCCGGGCCGGCGTCCCTGACCCCACAGCAGCGGGAGATCGCCACGCTCGCAGCCGCCGGCCTCACCAACAAACAGATCGGCGAACGGCTCTTCCTCTCCCCGCGCACCGTCTCCACCCACCTGTACCAGCTCTTCCCCAAGCTGGGTGTGACCTCCCGCGCCGCACTGCGTGACGCCTTGGCAAAGATGCCTCCCGACTAG